A window from Kovacikia minuta CCNUW1 encodes these proteins:
- a CDS encoding type I restriction endonuclease: MVQTVQASDLTLHEVKVKFGLHETKDENFFIEWWQDLPELTEAEKRSLDEIKANFLYLNAYPMSEEAVKLVVLSPLLAMAGFYRAPFHLKTEAVVQLALEDEGKIVRGRIDILVLQKQFWVLVVESKEAGFSLKNAIAQAIAYMAATPHPDQPAFSFMTNGTEFLFAKLVQPAKQYAFSDLSSL, translated from the coding sequence ATGGTTCAAACCGTTCAAGCGAGTGATCTGACGCTTCATGAGGTCAAAGTGAAGTTTGGGCTGCATGAAACTAAGGATGAGAATTTCTTTATTGAATGGTGGCAGGATTTACCGGAATTAACCGAAGCAGAGAAACGATCGCTGGATGAGATCAAAGCTAACTTTCTCTATCTCAACGCATATCCGATGAGCGAGGAGGCGGTCAAATTAGTTGTATTATCGCCCCTACTTGCAATGGCTGGGTTTTATCGTGCGCCCTTTCATCTAAAAACAGAAGCTGTTGTCCAGCTTGCGTTGGAAGACGAAGGCAAAATCGTTCGCGGACGAATTGACATTCTGGTGCTGCAAAAGCAGTTCTGGGTGCTGGTCGTTGAGTCTAAAGAAGCAGGCTTTTCGCTTAAAAATGCAATTGCTCAAGCGATCGCGTACATGGCAGCAACACCCCATCCCGATCAGCCTGCTTTCAGTTTTATGACGAATGGCACAGAATTTCTGTTTGCCAAACTGGTACAGCCCGCCAAACAGTATGCCTTCTCCGATTTATCCAGTCTGTAA
- the gcvP gene encoding aminomethyl-transferring glycine dehydrogenase yields MLERSSYQSDVSVAPSEANGKNLDQTNGAITPHPTPHTPHPTPLPLAYTDSFETRHIGPSPDDIHQMLSLLEFDSLDALIDATVPAAIRLNRPLQLESGKGEYELLQELKEIAQQNQVFRSFIGMGYHNCITPAVIQRNILENPGWYTQYTPYQPEIAQGRLEALLNFQTMVTDLTGLEIANASLLDEGTAAAEAMAMSYGLTKTASKTFWISEACHPQTIAIVKTRALPLGIEVLIGDHRNFQFETPVFGVLLQYPASDGSIYAYQEFVERAHAAGALVTVAADLLSLTLLKPPGEWGADIAVGNTQRFGVPLGYGGPHAAYFATKEAFKRQIPGRLVGVSKDTEGHPALRLALQTREQHIRRDKATSNICTAQVLLAVIASMYAVYHGPQGLRQIAERVHQMTAILATGLRELGYSIASESFFDTLRVEVPAGKADEIIRRAHSHHINLRQIDACTFGISLDETVCSDDLIALFQIFGGGQIVHFLPEDLISPSPHPIIPPSLQRTTPYLTHPVFNVYHSETELLRYLYRLQCKDLSLTTAMIPLGSCTMKLNATTEMVPITWAEFSQLHPFAPLEQAEGYQTLFQQLEAWLAAITGFAKISLQPNAGSQGEYAGLLVIRQYHQARNETHRTVCLIPQSAHGTNPASAVMAGMRVVAVACDNDGNIDVADLKAKAEQHRQQLAALMVTYPSTHGVFEESIQEICEIIHANGGQVYMDGANMNAQVGLCRPADFGADVCHLNLHKTFCIPHGGGGPGMGPIGVAAHLVPFLPQHPVVSVGSKQGIGAISAAPWGSASILPISWVYIALMGAEGLKKATEVAILNANYIAKRLENHYPVLYKGKNGLVAHECIIDLRQFKKTAEIEVDDIAKRLIDYGFHPPTVSWPVAGTIMVEPTESESKQEIDRFCDAMIAIREEIREIEAGKVDRKNNLLKNAPHTAAALTSDEWDHPYSRQRAAYPTPWTRENKFWAAVGRIDQAYGDRNLVCTCLPIEAYQ; encoded by the coding sequence ATGCTAGAGCGTTCTTCGTACCAATCTGATGTGAGTGTTGCCCCCTCCGAGGCAAACGGGAAAAATTTGGATCAAACCAATGGGGCTATCACCCCACACCCCACACCCCACACCCCACACCCCACACCTCTCCCTCTGGCATATACCGACTCCTTCGAGACACGGCACATTGGTCCTAGTCCTGATGATATTCATCAGATGCTTTCCCTGCTGGAGTTTGACAGTCTGGATGCCTTAATTGATGCCACGGTTCCAGCCGCTATCCGATTGAACCGCCCCCTTCAACTAGAATCTGGCAAAGGCGAGTATGAGCTACTGCAAGAATTGAAAGAAATTGCCCAGCAGAACCAGGTGTTTCGCTCCTTCATTGGCATGGGTTATCACAACTGCATTACGCCTGCGGTGATTCAGCGCAATATCCTGGAAAATCCTGGTTGGTACACCCAATACACCCCCTACCAGCCTGAAATTGCCCAGGGACGGTTGGAAGCTTTGCTCAATTTCCAGACGATGGTCACTGACCTGACGGGGCTGGAAATTGCCAATGCTTCCCTACTGGATGAGGGCACCGCCGCCGCCGAAGCGATGGCGATGAGCTATGGCTTAACGAAAACAGCCTCAAAAACCTTCTGGATATCGGAGGCGTGCCATCCCCAGACGATCGCGATCGTTAAAACCCGTGCGCTTCCTTTAGGGATTGAGGTGCTCATTGGTGACCATCGCAACTTCCAATTTGAGACCCCCGTGTTTGGCGTCCTACTTCAGTACCCCGCCAGCGACGGAAGCATTTACGCCTATCAGGAATTTGTGGAACGGGCGCATGCGGCAGGTGCCCTGGTTACCGTTGCAGCTGATCTGCTGAGTTTGACCTTGCTCAAGCCACCCGGCGAATGGGGTGCCGATATTGCCGTGGGGAACACCCAACGTTTTGGTGTGCCCCTGGGCTATGGTGGTCCCCATGCCGCCTATTTCGCGACCAAAGAGGCTTTTAAGCGGCAAATTCCGGGGCGTTTGGTGGGAGTTTCCAAGGATACGGAGGGCCATCCCGCTTTACGGTTAGCTCTACAAACCCGTGAACAACACATCCGGCGAGACAAAGCAACCAGCAATATTTGCACGGCGCAGGTGCTACTGGCGGTGATTGCGAGCATGTATGCCGTCTACCACGGTCCCCAGGGGCTACGGCAAATCGCAGAACGGGTTCACCAGATGACTGCCATTCTGGCAACGGGATTGCGCGAGTTGGGTTACTCGATCGCGTCAGAATCGTTCTTTGATACCTTGCGGGTAGAAGTTCCCGCTGGAAAAGCGGATGAAATTATTCGCCGTGCCCATTCCCATCACATTAATTTGCGGCAGATTGATGCCTGCACCTTTGGCATTTCCCTGGATGAAACCGTTTGTTCTGACGACCTGATCGCTCTCTTCCAGATCTTTGGCGGCGGACAGATTGTTCATTTTCTTCCCGAAGACCTGATCTCACCCTCCCCTCACCCGATCATCCCCCCCTCCCTCCAACGCACCACGCCTTACCTGACCCACCCCGTCTTCAACGTCTACCATTCTGAAACGGAACTGCTGCGCTACCTTTACCGCTTGCAATGTAAGGATTTGTCGTTGACCACGGCAATGATTCCCCTGGGTTCCTGCACCATGAAGCTGAATGCAACGACCGAAATGGTGCCGATTACCTGGGCAGAGTTCAGTCAGCTTCATCCGTTTGCCCCCCTGGAACAGGCGGAAGGCTACCAGACCCTATTCCAACAATTGGAAGCATGGTTAGCTGCAATTACCGGGTTTGCTAAAATTTCACTCCAACCCAATGCGGGTTCCCAGGGAGAATACGCGGGGTTGCTGGTGATCCGTCAGTATCACCAGGCCCGGAATGAAACCCACCGAACCGTCTGCCTGATTCCCCAGTCTGCCCACGGCACCAATCCTGCCAGCGCGGTGATGGCTGGAATGCGGGTAGTAGCGGTTGCCTGCGACAATGATGGCAACATCGACGTGGCAGATCTAAAGGCAAAAGCTGAGCAGCATCGGCAGCAATTAGCCGCACTCATGGTGACCTATCCGTCTACCCACGGTGTGTTTGAGGAATCAATTCAGGAAATCTGTGAAATCATCCACGCCAATGGCGGACAGGTCTACATGGATGGTGCCAATATGAATGCCCAGGTCGGCCTATGCCGTCCCGCTGACTTTGGTGCCGATGTTTGCCATCTGAATTTGCATAAAACCTTCTGCATTCCCCACGGGGGAGGTGGTCCTGGAATGGGTCCGATCGGGGTTGCAGCCCACCTGGTTCCCTTCCTGCCCCAGCATCCAGTGGTATCCGTGGGTAGCAAGCAGGGGATTGGCGCGATTTCTGCTGCGCCCTGGGGTAGTGCCAGCATCCTCCCGATTTCTTGGGTTTACATTGCCCTGATGGGGGCAGAAGGACTCAAAAAAGCAACTGAAGTCGCCATTCTGAATGCTAATTACATTGCCAAACGGCTAGAAAATCACTATCCCGTTCTCTACAAAGGCAAGAATGGTCTAGTTGCGCACGAATGCATTATCGACCTGCGCCAGTTCAAGAAAACGGCTGAGATTGAAGTAGATGACATTGCCAAACGCCTGATTGACTATGGGTTCCATCCACCAACGGTGTCCTGGCCCGTGGCGGGCACAATTATGGTGGAACCAACCGAAAGCGAGTCGAAACAGGAGATCGATCGCTTCTGTGACGCCATGATTGCCATTCGGGAAGAAATTCGGGAAATTGAAGCGGGCAAGGTCGATCGCAAAAATAATTTGCTCAAGAACGCCCCCCACACCGCTGCTGCACTGACATCGGATGAGTGGGATCATCCCTACTCGCGGCAACGGGCAGCTTACCCCACCCCCTGGACACGGGAAAACAAATTCTGGGCAGCCGTTGGACGCATTGACCAGGCATACGGCGATCGCAACCTGGTCTGCACCTGCTTACCGATCGAAGCCTACCAATAA
- the gcvH gene encoding glycine cleavage system protein GcvH, with protein sequence MAFQYPDNLKYLDSHEYARLEGKIATIGITAFAVDQLGDIVFLELPEVGNAVEKGEKFGTVESVKAVEDLNSPVTGKVIETNTPLVDAPEQLAEDPYGEAWLIKVQVEDPKDLDDALSAAEYQAQVEGE encoded by the coding sequence ATGGCATTCCAATACCCCGACAATCTTAAGTATCTCGACTCCCACGAATATGCCCGTCTTGAGGGAAAAATTGCCACGATCGGAATTACGGCTTTTGCGGTTGACCAGTTGGGCGACATCGTTTTTCTGGAGCTACCAGAGGTCGGCAATGCCGTCGAAAAGGGAGAGAAATTCGGTACAGTCGAATCGGTCAAAGCGGTAGAAGACTTGAACTCTCCCGTCACTGGCAAGGTCATTGAAACAAATACTCCACTGGTAGATGCGCCTGAGCAGTTGGCAGAAGATCCCTATGGTGAAGCCTGGTTAATTAAAGTCCAGGTGGAAGACCCTAAAGATTTAGATGACGCCCTCTCCGCTGCCGAGTATCAAGCGCAGGTTGAAGGCGAATAG
- the gcvT gene encoding glycine cleavage system aminomethyltransferase GcvT, whose protein sequence is MTQPNPSSLARTPLYSLSLELNARMTGFSGWEMPVQYGGITREHQAVRTSAGMFDISHMGKFWFTGKNLLDQFQALVPSDLSRLQPGQAQYTVLLNPQGGIVDDLIFYNQGLNQFGQQQWGVIVNAATTQKDKTWMLEHLDLSQANFEDYSPTKTLIAVQGPKAVVHLQSLVKENLSAIKPFGHLEGTILGQPGFLARTGYTGEDGFEIMTDPVVGVDLWRSLLQSGVVPCGLGARDTLRLEAAMALYGQDIDDTTTPLEAGLGWLVHLDSKGDFIGRSVLERQKQEGIKRKLIGLQMQGRNIARHGYPVIHAGQPVGEVTSGTQSLTLGQAIALAYVPTPLSQPGQSLEVEIRGKLYPAVVVKRPFYRRSK, encoded by the coding sequence GTGACGCAACCTAACCCCTCTTCCCTGGCGCGAACTCCACTTTATTCGCTCTCCCTGGAACTTAATGCCCGCATGACGGGGTTTTCCGGTTGGGAAATGCCCGTGCAGTACGGAGGAATTACCCGTGAACATCAGGCAGTTCGCACCAGTGCTGGCATGTTTGATATTTCCCACATGGGTAAATTCTGGTTTACAGGCAAAAATTTGCTGGATCAGTTTCAAGCGTTAGTTCCCTCAGATTTGAGCCGCTTGCAGCCCGGTCAGGCACAATACACGGTTCTGCTCAATCCCCAGGGGGGCATTGTTGATGACCTGATTTTCTACAACCAGGGGCTAAACCAGTTTGGGCAACAGCAGTGGGGGGTGATTGTCAATGCGGCTACAACCCAGAAAGACAAAACCTGGATGCTGGAGCATCTGGACTTAAGTCAGGCAAATTTTGAAGATTACTCGCCAACCAAAACCCTGATCGCGGTTCAGGGTCCCAAAGCCGTTGTTCATCTTCAATCTCTGGTTAAAGAAAACCTCTCAGCCATCAAACCCTTCGGACATCTGGAAGGCACCATCCTGGGACAACCGGGATTTCTCGCCCGCACGGGCTACACGGGCGAAGATGGGTTTGAGATCATGACCGATCCGGTTGTGGGAGTAGACCTGTGGCGATCGCTCCTGCAATCTGGTGTCGTTCCCTGTGGTTTGGGTGCCCGTGACACACTCCGCCTGGAAGCGGCAATGGCACTCTATGGGCAGGATATTGACGACACCACCACCCCTCTAGAAGCTGGACTCGGATGGCTGGTTCACCTGGATAGCAAAGGCGATTTTATTGGGCGATCGGTTTTAGAGCGGCAGAAGCAGGAAGGCATCAAACGCAAACTGATTGGCTTACAAATGCAGGGACGCAACATCGCCCGTCATGGCTATCCTGTCATTCATGCGGGGCAACCCGTCGGCGAAGTCACCAGCGGCACCCAATCCCTCACACTGGGACAGGCGATCGCCCTTGCCTACGTTCCCACCCCCCTTTCCCAACCGGGGCAGTCCCTAGAAGTTGAAATTCGCGGTAAACTCTATCCGGCAGTCGTTGTCAAGCGACCCTTTTATCGGCGATCGAAATAA
- a CDS encoding FG-GAP repeat domain-containing protein, giving the protein MSSGNSMATGYSTAFALPTLKDTNWQIEGTADFTGDGRADVLWRNYSTGANVVWQLNGTSYSTAFTLPTLKDSNWRIEGVADFTGDGKADILWRHYGNGANVIWQMNGTSYSTAFTLPTQSADWSLWSLAKVADFTGDGKDDLLWRNSTTGANVIWQLNGTSYSTSYALPTLKGVSMDNSRGGRPGWQWQ; this is encoded by the coding sequence ATGTCGTCTGGCAACTCAATGGCCACCGGGTACAGCACCGCCTTCGCCCTGCCCACCCTCAAAGACACCAACTGGCAAATCGAAGGCACTGCTGACTTCACCGGCGATGGCAGGGCAGATGTGCTCTGGCGCAACTACTCCACCGGTGCCAATGTCGTCTGGCAACTCAATGGCACCAGCTACAGCACCGCCTTCACCCTGCCCACCCTCAAAGACTCCAACTGGCGGATTGAAGGCGTGGCCGACTTCACCGGCGACGGTAAAGCCGATATTCTCTGGCGTCATTATGGCAACGGAGCCAACGTCATCTGGCAGATGAATGGCACCAGCTATAGCACGGCATTTACCCTGCCCACCCAGAGTGCCGATTGGAGTCTCTGGAGCCTGGCAAAAGTCGCCGACTTCACCGGCGACGGCAAGGACGACCTGTTGTGGCGCAACAGCACCACTGGGGCAAATGTCATCTGGCAGCTCAATGGCACCAGTTACAGCACCAGCTATGCCTTACCAACCCTGAAGGGCGTATCAATGGACAATTCAAGGGGTGGCAGACCTGGATGGCAATGGCAGTAA